In one window of Prosthecobacter fusiformis DNA:
- a CDS encoding GspE/PulE family protein produces MNLNLGIEFNETIQRLIIGQLRSSTSGNETLSDEALVRKCSKTRILGAVGHASGLPAFPQVRELADAEFVSYCDPVVMARGMFVPLRRSASQILLAVANPWDYRADDYCASRFPEDELLKVVTLASEVSAVIEGSSNSSGPSRAELEAVEVEEFSNESPDFDVTRQYDEPIAQLVASMVSDAIKQHASDIHIKTEKTSFQYCFRVDGDLGIRVEMPVKLRDRVDAFLLNLMRLAPEERSKRPGISGRFTASYYGRAVGVRYERHRTYRGYHVTMRLLDKTHLEARLGMGTLAFDEETLFELDKAMAVPSGIIVMSGPTGSGKSTTLNAMLRELNHPEDNILTLENPVEDEIPGVTHCDLRDSSEFKPMIASFMRSDPDVILMGEVRDRESAELAIEAAITGHKVLTTIHTPRASQIIERFQQLGMERWKIAQTLKAACAQRLVKLLCTACREQRTGIPEREIRLFHLDPSWAERAVFVHSKEGCAECKGRGYSGRTAILEILPISPRLGDKLAKGEITPFELEQEVRKESGLPSLRDNGLKLMAEGKTDLDALKKVLDLTYES; encoded by the coding sequence ATGAATCTTAATCTTGGCATCGAATTCAACGAAACGATCCAACGGCTTATCATTGGCCAGTTGCGCTCCTCCACGTCTGGAAATGAGACCCTCTCGGATGAGGCCCTGGTGCGCAAATGTTCGAAGACGCGCATCCTGGGTGCTGTCGGCCATGCCTCCGGTCTGCCCGCCTTTCCGCAGGTGCGTGAGTTGGCGGATGCGGAGTTCGTCAGCTACTGTGATCCGGTGGTGATGGCCCGCGGCATGTTTGTGCCGCTGCGGCGCAGCGCATCTCAGATCCTCCTGGCGGTGGCGAATCCGTGGGACTACCGGGCGGATGATTATTGCGCCAGCCGTTTCCCTGAGGATGAACTGCTGAAGGTCGTCACACTGGCTTCAGAGGTCTCTGCCGTCATCGAAGGTTCCTCCAATTCCTCTGGCCCCAGCCGTGCCGAGTTGGAAGCGGTGGAAGTGGAAGAATTTTCCAATGAAAGCCCGGACTTCGATGTGACCCGTCAGTATGACGAGCCCATCGCCCAGCTTGTGGCCAGCATGGTCAGCGATGCCATCAAACAGCACGCCTCGGACATCCACATCAAGACGGAGAAAACCAGTTTCCAATACTGCTTCCGGGTGGATGGGGACCTCGGCATCCGGGTGGAAATGCCGGTGAAACTCCGGGATCGTGTGGATGCCTTTTTGCTCAACTTGATGCGGCTTGCTCCCGAGGAGCGCAGCAAGCGCCCTGGTATCTCCGGCCGCTTTACCGCCAGTTATTATGGCCGGGCCGTCGGGGTCCGTTATGAGCGCCACCGCACCTATCGTGGTTACCACGTGACCATGCGTCTTCTGGACAAGACGCATCTGGAGGCACGCCTGGGCATGGGCACACTCGCCTTTGATGAAGAGACCCTGTTTGAGTTGGACAAGGCCATGGCCGTTCCCTCCGGCATCATCGTTATGTCCGGGCCTACCGGCTCTGGAAAATCCACCACGCTCAATGCCATGCTGCGTGAGCTGAACCACCCTGAGGATAACATCCTCACTCTGGAAAACCCGGTGGAAGATGAGATCCCCGGCGTCACCCATTGTGACTTGCGCGACAGCAGTGAATTCAAGCCCATGATCGCCAGCTTCATGCGGTCAGATCCGGACGTGATTTTAATGGGGGAGGTGCGCGACCGCGAGTCTGCCGAGCTGGCGATTGAAGCCGCCATCACCGGACATAAAGTGCTGACCACCATCCACACTCCGCGTGCTTCGCAGATCATCGAGCGCTTTCAGCAGCTTGGCATGGAGCGGTGGAAAATCGCCCAGACCCTGAAGGCTGCGTGCGCCCAGAGGCTGGTGAAGCTGCTCTGCACCGCTTGCCGTGAGCAGCGCACGGGCATTCCAGAGCGGGAGATCCGCCTGTTCCACCTGGACCCGTCCTGGGCGGAAAGAGCCGTCTTTGTGCATTCCAAAGAAGGCTGCGCCGAATGTAAAGGTCGTGGTTATTCTGGACGCACTGCCATCCTGGAGATCCTGCCCATCAGTCCGCGCCTGGGAGACAAGCTGGCCAAAGGGGAGATCACCCCCTTTGAGCTGGAGCAGGAAGTCAGAAAGGAATCCGGTCTTCCCTCCCTGCGGGACAATGGTTTGAAACTGATGGCAGAGGGTAAAACCGACCTCGATGCGCTGAAGAAGGTGCTTGACCTAACCTACGAATCATAA
- a CDS encoding type II secretion system F family protein — protein MNAFQVTLRNIKRPELSKVLEFEAPNREQAALLAAKPGFRVALVKPLSGKLKSEKSNKAISRKELIKLFRGLASMLKANISTADALLYYSQGLPDPELQSSLMNIRNRLEAGLPVHVAFAKEQKFDSTIITIIEAGADAGQLGEAFSALARRIKIEMMFASKLRTALLVPSLVILFQIGLFIYSQVYVVSQVEDTLKSVRQEPDPISVAIFSISHVVQKVWPFFVIGLIAFITALFRSAEFRQTLLILAMKRWKLLTMLVMGLRQSSYIGTLQMLYANGINLARASALSARVVLGTPMYDDFIRASQVYESSGVPFAEALKRNTNLDPQVVHMIGIGERSASLPQQLELLRDIYEEDTAAIMADFTQVINFITLAMAVVLIGFVFTGSMLPIFLMGPRMMQSGNM, from the coding sequence ATGAATGCGTTCCAAGTCACCCTTCGCAACATCAAGCGGCCGGAGTTATCCAAGGTCCTTGAGTTCGAAGCGCCTAACCGCGAGCAGGCTGCCCTTCTGGCGGCCAAGCCCGGTTTCCGGGTGGCCTTGGTGAAGCCGCTTTCCGGCAAGCTGAAGAGTGAAAAGTCAAACAAAGCCATTTCCAGAAAGGAACTGATCAAGCTCTTCCGTGGTCTGGCCTCCATGCTGAAGGCAAACATCAGCACCGCCGATGCCCTGCTTTATTATTCCCAGGGTCTTCCGGATCCAGAGCTTCAGTCATCGCTGATGAACATCCGCAATCGGCTGGAAGCAGGCCTGCCGGTGCATGTGGCCTTTGCCAAGGAGCAGAAGTTTGATAGCACCATCATCACCATCATTGAGGCCGGTGCTGATGCAGGCCAGTTGGGGGAAGCCTTCAGCGCATTGGCCAGGCGCATCAAGATTGAGATGATGTTTGCCAGCAAATTGCGCACAGCCCTGCTTGTACCGTCGCTGGTTATTCTATTCCAGATCGGCCTGTTTATCTATTCCCAGGTCTATGTGGTCAGTCAGGTGGAAGATACCTTGAAGAGTGTGCGCCAGGAGCCTGACCCCATCTCAGTCGCCATTTTTTCCATCAGCCATGTGGTGCAGAAGGTATGGCCCTTTTTTGTCATTGGTCTGATCGCATTCATCACCGCTCTGTTCAGATCGGCTGAATTTCGGCAGACCCTGCTCATCCTGGCCATGAAACGCTGGAAGCTGTTGACCATGCTGGTTATGGGCCTGCGGCAGAGCTCTTACATCGGCACCTTGCAGATGCTTTATGCCAATGGCATCAACTTGGCACGCGCTTCGGCCCTGAGTGCACGCGTCGTGCTGGGCACGCCCATGTATGATGATTTCATCAGAGCCTCCCAGGTTTATGAATCCTCAGGAGTGCCCTTTGCCGAGGCGCTAAAACGCAACACCAACCTGGACCCTCAGGTTGTCCACATGATTGGTATTGGTGAGCGCTCGGCATCCCTGCCTCAGCAGTTGGAACTCCTCCGGGATATTTATGAGGAGGATACCGCCGCCATCATGGCGGACTTCACCCAGGTCATCAATTTCATCACCCTGGCCATGGCGGTGGTGCTTATCGGCTTCGTCTTTACCGGCTCCATGCTGCCCATCTTCCTCATGGGTCCGCGCATGATGCAGTCCGGCAACATGTAA
- a CDS encoding type II secretion system protein, whose protein sequence is MKTYLNPADRRGFTLIEVSLVIGLLLGLATFATMNISAVRDWQRGKDAAISLQAVFAAQRSYMADHPTAEIEDVASAELQTYLPEGWSTLPSAVSLSGDTLTIDHSVMPPQWLLGVTVYDPSGAGNDGLWDTGN, encoded by the coding sequence ATGAAAACCTACCTTAACCCTGCTGACCGTCGCGGGTTCACGCTCATCGAAGTCAGTCTCGTCATTGGGCTGCTTCTCGGGCTGGCCACCTTCGCCACCATGAACATCTCCGCCGTGCGTGACTGGCAGCGCGGGAAAGACGCGGCGATTTCACTCCAGGCTGTTTTTGCAGCCCAGCGTTCCTACATGGCGGATCACCCCACGGCGGAGATCGAAGATGTCGCTTCCGCAGAACTCCAGACTTACTTGCCAGAAGGTTGGTCCACGCTGCCTTCCGCCGTCAGCCTGTCAGGCGATACCCTGACCATTGACCACAGCGTGATGCCGCCCCAGTGGCTCTTGGGAGTGACAGTTTATGACCCGTCCGGCGCGGGAAATGATGGACTTTGGGACACTGGCAACTGA
- a CDS encoding ATP-binding cassette domain-containing protein, whose protein sequence is MTSPALLHIPEGTRFGYRAGLPWTRQDRCLVEAVQSVSAGPGLHLLVAPNGSGKTTLLRTLAGLSPTLAGQVSTKAQILYFADELRADPEMKPRTFFRAWFKGDSLAAAENLAETLRLDMKCPIGKLSRGNRQKVILILAEIKASLTQGSVLLMDEPLTGLDAETREQVTRLWASTNTSAMRLVIMHELECVRQADSLLTIAGGQLRHATARTGDSWMATYQTLHS, encoded by the coding sequence ATGACCTCACCTGCTCTGTTGCACATCCCAGAGGGCACTCGATTCGGATACCGTGCAGGATTACCCTGGACGCGGCAGGATCGCTGCTTGGTAGAAGCTGTCCAAAGCGTGAGCGCCGGTCCGGGATTGCATCTTTTGGTCGCCCCGAATGGCTCTGGTAAAACGACTTTGCTGCGCACCCTGGCGGGACTTTCACCCACGCTGGCTGGACAGGTCAGCACGAAAGCCCAGATCCTCTACTTCGCCGATGAATTGCGGGCTGATCCCGAGATGAAGCCGCGCACCTTTTTCCGCGCGTGGTTTAAAGGCGACTCACTGGCCGCAGCGGAAAACTTGGCTGAGACACTGCGTCTGGATATGAAATGCCCCATCGGCAAGCTCTCCCGGGGCAACCGCCAAAAGGTGATCCTCATTCTTGCTGAGATCAAAGCCTCGCTCACACAGGGCAGCGTGCTGCTGATGGATGAGCCACTCACCGGCCTGGATGCGGAAACGCGGGAGCAAGTGACCCGTCTCTGGGCCAGTACCAACACCTCCGCCATGCGCCTGGTCATCATGCATGAGCTGGAATGCGTGCGGCAGGCGGATTCCCTGCTCACCATCGCCGGTGGCCAGTTGCGCCATGCCACTGCCCGGACGGGGGATTCCTGGATGGCCACCTACCAGACTTTGCACTCATGA
- a CDS encoding ABC transporter permease, whose amino-acid sequence MTSLRTWPLFRLSLAALAGRGSCWLLLLGALLFVWIAPLLTPWEVNPQILQPAQAQAAWVYAWLALFTWLPFQASALGHRLRREGMLEHLQAAGVGKVGQCLQLTAAILVWMLALVVIAIAICFTFTMPKRPEEVQMWMATVWQYSALYSLCAAPLLLLAVSLGTRTAEVIAFMLPVGLLFIGLFGAAWLGPILGGAESGVLKSLWLALPHYHLADLTPRLVFKMGPLPAADFMGSILTLALQGAALSLFGLCLFRTRS is encoded by the coding sequence ATGACCTCCCTCCGCACCTGGCCCCTCTTCCGCCTCAGTCTGGCCGCCCTGGCCGGGCGTGGAAGCTGCTGGCTCCTGCTTCTCGGCGCGCTGCTTTTTGTCTGGATCGCCCCACTGCTGACACCCTGGGAGGTGAATCCACAAATCCTCCAGCCCGCCCAGGCACAAGCAGCCTGGGTGTATGCTTGGCTGGCCCTTTTTACTTGGTTGCCTTTCCAGGCCTCCGCCCTGGGGCATCGCCTGCGGCGTGAGGGCATGCTGGAGCATTTGCAGGCAGCAGGGGTGGGAAAAGTAGGACAGTGCCTGCAACTGACGGCCGCCATCCTGGTCTGGATGTTGGCGCTCGTCGTCATTGCCATCGCCATCTGTTTCACCTTCACCATGCCGAAGCGCCCTGAGGAAGTGCAAATGTGGATGGCCACCGTCTGGCAGTACAGCGCCCTCTACAGCCTCTGTGCGGCACCGCTTTTGCTGCTCGCGGTTTCGCTCGGCACACGCACGGCGGAGGTGATTGCCTTCATGCTGCCCGTCGGTCTGCTTTTTATAGGCCTGTTCGGAGCTGCCTGGCTGGGACCTATCCTCGGCGGTGCAGAATCCGGAGTTCTAAAATCCCTCTGGCTGGCCCTTCCGCACTATCATCTGGCGGATCTCACTCCGCGATTGGTTTTCAAAATGGGTCCGCTGCCTGCGGCGGATTTCATGGGTAGCATCCTGACGCTGGCTCTGCAAGGAGCCGCCCTCTCCCTCTTTGGCCTATGCCTCTTCCGCACACGCTCCTGA
- a CDS encoding type IV pilus twitching motility protein PilT, giving the protein MSSATPSYDILGQLAAAFPGREISDVQVRTGGLIYLHTNRGLEIAEAFGIQDAAAVARLAEGLYTRQSVEIWSDGSGNGTAEQMWEKVRSRRVIDFSCEEGALGSPVRMRVQVHLSEHGMGVTCRWLRAKISQLETLGIDPLISDSLRELMQRRFGLGLITGPTGSGKSTTLAAILDWVRRNFQKHIVTIEDPIEYRYDTTMEDPNQPGKSMPAPSLVTQQEVGRHTISYQSGLKEVLRKTPNIILIGEIRDRETMETCIEAAQTGHFVLSTLHTRGAVKTIDRILEFFPKDQQPGILHRLSETLTFVLSQGLLTGFNGRLLVTEYLQNTSDAVAAGMRAYDGSATSLADSLRYKGNLRWDQCLMNHYRAGLVSEDVFNANLLG; this is encoded by the coding sequence ATGAGTTCCGCCACTCCCTCTTATGACATCCTCGGCCAACTGGCTGCCGCCTTCCCAGGACGAGAAATTTCCGATGTGCAGGTGCGCACTGGCGGGCTGATTTATCTGCATACCAATCGCGGGCTGGAAATCGCCGAGGCTTTTGGCATCCAGGACGCAGCGGCCGTGGCACGGTTGGCAGAAGGCCTGTATACGCGGCAGTCGGTGGAGATCTGGTCAGATGGCAGCGGCAATGGCACAGCGGAGCAGATGTGGGAAAAGGTGCGGTCCCGGCGAGTGATCGATTTTAGCTGTGAAGAAGGGGCTTTAGGCTCCCCGGTACGCATGCGTGTGCAGGTGCATTTGAGCGAGCATGGCATGGGCGTGACCTGCCGCTGGCTGCGGGCGAAGATTTCCCAACTGGAGACCTTGGGCATTGATCCGCTGATTTCCGACAGCCTGCGTGAGCTGATGCAGCGACGCTTTGGACTGGGGCTGATCACGGGCCCGACGGGGTCCGGAAAATCCACCACGCTGGCGGCCATCCTGGACTGGGTGCGCCGGAATTTTCAAAAGCACATCGTCACCATCGAGGACCCGATCGAATACCGGTACGATACGACGATGGAAGATCCTAACCAGCCGGGCAAGAGTATGCCAGCTCCCTCCCTGGTGACGCAGCAGGAAGTGGGACGTCATACCATCTCGTATCAAAGCGGCCTCAAAGAAGTGCTGCGTAAGACGCCTAACATCATCTTGATCGGAGAAATACGAGATCGCGAAACGATGGAGACTTGCATCGAGGCGGCTCAAACTGGACACTTCGTCTTGTCCACCCTGCATACTCGTGGTGCGGTGAAGACCATCGACCGTATTCTGGAATTCTTTCCGAAGGATCAGCAGCCGGGCATCCTTCACCGGCTGAGCGAGACGCTGACTTTTGTTTTATCCCAAGGTCTCTTGACTGGATTTAACGGCCGCCTGCTGGTGACCGAATACCTGCAAAACACCAGTGATGCGGTGGCGGCCGGGATGCGCGCCTACGATGGCAGCGCCACCTCCCTGGCGGATTCCCTGCGCTATAAAGGCAACCTGCGCTGGGACCAGTGCCTGATGAACCACTACCGTGCCGGGCTGGTCTCTGAGGATGTTTTCAATGCCAACCTGCTGGGGTGA
- a CDS encoding type II secretion system protein encodes MKTLFPRRPSRLRPGFTLMEVSTAMGLMVMLSGALVVMLQQHLNFMTMAQRQSFLAEEAPKIGDILGRIFQKTDHYFIYSNLEGAQTAAAPVLTGGRAVRLFFRTAGQTTEERIIAAEAGGTGTNLRFYARQEDGTMTSWLICQGLQGVNFRADEGILVATLTGPNGEEISYCGGSR; translated from the coding sequence ATGAAGACTCTTTTTCCCAGACGCCCAAGCCGCCTCCGCCCTGGCTTTACGCTGATGGAGGTCTCTACGGCCATGGGTCTGATGGTGATGCTGAGCGGGGCGCTGGTGGTGATGCTGCAGCAGCATCTAAACTTTATGACCATGGCCCAGCGCCAGTCTTTCCTGGCGGAGGAGGCACCGAAGATCGGTGATATCCTGGGCCGTATTTTCCAAAAGACGGACCACTATTTTATCTACTCGAACCTGGAAGGCGCGCAGACAGCGGCAGCGCCTGTATTAACGGGAGGCCGTGCGGTGAGGCTATTTTTCCGAACCGCAGGCCAAACGACGGAGGAGCGCATCATCGCGGCAGAAGCGGGGGGAACAGGTACGAACCTGAGATTTTACGCGCGGCAGGAGGATGGGACGATGACGTCCTGGCTGATCTGCCAGGGCCTTCAGGGAGTAAATTTCAGGGCCGATGAGGGTATCCTGGTGGCTACCCTGACGGGGCCAAATGGCGAGGAAATCAGCTACTGCGGAGGTTCCCGATGA
- a CDS encoding HTTM domain-containing protein, producing MSEGSPPTHLTMDEISPSAQGTSVPSSSPWSQRLHAFLFSPVHIAWLVIFRIAFGGIMLWEVWRYFAMDRIRRYYIEPHFHFTYYGFEWVKPWEGDGMYHHFYALGALSICILFGLYYRLATTLFFLGFTYVFLLDQTQHLNHFYLVSLISFLLIFVPAHRAFSLDAWRMPKLHTTTVPGWSLWLLRAQIGLVYFFGGIAKMGPDWLAGEPMRSWLAARMDFPVIGPYFQDERVVAGFVYGGLLLDLLVVPALLWKRTRIWAFLAAVAFHLLNARLFSIGIFPWFMLCATLIFFPADLPRRIWQSVLGKKSPASSPLLSMTTSPWTRSQHVTAVLLAAYFLVQILMPLRHWLYPGNVDWTEEGHRFSWHMKLRSKDAQATFLVTDLRNGHITEVYPGEYLTERQCGKMANRPDMILQFAHYLAEQLKRQDYEKVEVRAHIMASLNGRKPQLLVDPTVDLSREPRNLAPARWIMPLTEPLKRQPSMAILPHDTETKD from the coding sequence ATGTCTGAAGGTTCACCTCCCACCCACCTCACCATGGATGAAATATCGCCTTCTGCGCAGGGCACCTCAGTTCCCTCATCTTCTCCGTGGTCCCAGCGTCTCCATGCTTTTCTCTTTTCGCCGGTTCACATCGCCTGGCTGGTGATTTTCCGCATCGCTTTCGGCGGCATCATGCTGTGGGAAGTGTGGCGGTACTTTGCCATGGATCGCATCCGGCGGTATTACATCGAGCCGCATTTTCACTTCACCTACTATGGTTTTGAATGGGTAAAGCCGTGGGAAGGGGATGGCATGTACCACCACTTTTATGCCCTGGGTGCTCTCTCCATCTGCATCCTTTTCGGTCTCTATTACCGGTTGGCCACCACCTTGTTTTTTTTGGGTTTTACGTATGTCTTCCTCCTGGATCAGACCCAGCACCTGAACCACTTTTATCTGGTCAGTCTCATCTCCTTTCTGCTGATTTTCGTTCCTGCACACCGTGCCTTTTCTTTGGATGCCTGGCGCATGCCCAAACTGCACACGACGACTGTCCCTGGCTGGTCTCTCTGGCTGCTGCGCGCTCAGATCGGGCTGGTGTACTTTTTTGGCGGCATCGCCAAGATGGGCCCGGATTGGCTGGCGGGTGAGCCCATGCGTTCATGGTTGGCAGCCCGGATGGATTTTCCCGTCATTGGCCCCTATTTCCAGGATGAGCGGGTAGTGGCTGGTTTCGTTTATGGCGGTCTGTTGCTGGACCTTCTGGTCGTTCCCGCACTTCTATGGAAGCGCACCCGCATCTGGGCCTTTCTTGCGGCTGTGGCCTTCCATCTTTTAAATGCCCGCTTGTTCTCCATCGGCATCTTTCCCTGGTTCATGCTTTGTGCCACGCTGATCTTCTTTCCTGCGGACCTGCCACGTCGGATCTGGCAATCAGTCTTGGGTAAAAAAAGCCCGGCCTCATCACCTCTTCTGTCCATGACCACCAGTCCTTGGACCCGTAGCCAACACGTCACCGCTGTCCTCCTGGCGGCCTATTTTCTGGTTCAAATCCTCATGCCCCTGCGACACTGGCTATACCCTGGAAATGTGGATTGGACTGAGGAGGGACATCGCTTCTCCTGGCACATGAAGCTTCGTTCCAAAGATGCCCAGGCCACCTTTCTTGTCACCGACCTCCGCAATGGCCACATCACCGAAGTGTATCCTGGGGAATATCTCACGGAGCGTCAGTGCGGAAAGATGGCCAACCGACCGGACATGATCCTTCAGTTTGCCCACTACCTGGCGGAGCAGCTCAAGCGGCAGGATTATGAAAAGGTGGAAGTGCGCGCCCATATCATGGCCTCACTAAATGGCCGCAAACCTCAGTTACTCGTGGACCCCACCGTGGACCTCTCCAGAGAGCCTCGCAACTTGGCGCCCGCTCGCTGGATCATGCCCCTCACGGAGCCGCTAAAAAGACAGCCCTCTATGGCCATCCTCCCCCACGATACTGAGACCAAGGACTGA
- the dacB gene encoding D-alanyl-D-alanine carboxypeptidase/D-alanyl-D-alanine endopeptidase has translation MKNALICFLLAVLTALLFILGREESPQPPVPVRHPELVRLFDKAEQNPALSGTVIGFCLLNAEGKTVFERQSEKAFIPASTLKTVTTATALEKWGPDYRIQTHIKSTARMTDGLIQGDVMIEGGADPMLSLEDLKSWVQTLLDKGLKRITGDIIGDGRLLAGSLYDDFWNWGDIGNGYGSGVAGLNLEHNRFTASFQSGSQEGAKAVFLGALPEVPSVRWVNEVTTGAADTGDGVVIYGGERTGVIHLRGTVPLGAGDFAVTGAVPDPERYAAHHLRRLLLEAGIVVEGAVMTAAANDVPEAAEVLITHESPPLLEIITSIHASSDNHETECLYRLLGIVGKKAPDEVVREHWSNRGLIFEGLRMEDGCGLARADFIRPLDLARLQHVVGAGPHGKAYRASLSATEDGTLRWKGGAMSGVRSYTGFVKGASGEEFSFAVMLNHFSDAQAVTTLRDELILLLRQL, from the coding sequence ATGAAAAATGCATTGATATGCTTCTTGTTAGCCGTGCTGACCGCACTGCTTTTTATTCTAGGCCGTGAGGAGAGCCCTCAACCGCCAGTGCCGGTACGCCATCCAGAACTTGTGCGCTTGTTCGACAAGGCGGAGCAAAATCCTGCGCTGAGCGGGACGGTCATTGGCTTTTGTCTTTTGAATGCTGAAGGCAAGACGGTGTTTGAGCGGCAGAGTGAAAAGGCATTTATCCCGGCCTCCACTTTAAAAACGGTAACGACGGCGACGGCATTGGAAAAATGGGGACCGGACTACCGCATCCAAACGCACATCAAAAGCACTGCCCGTATGACCGATGGTCTCATCCAGGGAGATGTGATGATTGAAGGAGGTGCAGATCCGATGCTGTCGCTGGAGGATCTGAAATCATGGGTGCAAACCCTGCTGGATAAAGGGCTGAAGCGCATCACAGGGGACATCATCGGCGATGGCCGACTGTTGGCGGGTTCGCTTTACGATGACTTTTGGAACTGGGGCGATATTGGCAATGGGTACGGCAGCGGCGTCGCGGGGCTGAATTTGGAGCACAACCGTTTTACAGCCTCCTTTCAAAGTGGGAGCCAGGAAGGTGCTAAAGCGGTTTTTTTGGGCGCGCTCCCTGAGGTGCCAAGTGTCCGATGGGTGAATGAAGTGACGACGGGGGCCGCAGACACCGGCGATGGCGTGGTCATTTATGGTGGAGAACGCACGGGGGTGATTCATCTGCGCGGCACAGTGCCGCTGGGGGCAGGTGATTTTGCTGTGACAGGGGCGGTCCCAGACCCCGAACGCTATGCCGCGCATCATCTGCGCAGGCTTTTACTAGAAGCTGGCATCGTGGTGGAGGGAGCTGTGATGACGGCTGCGGCAAACGACGTGCCAGAAGCTGCGGAAGTGCTGATCACTCATGAATCACCGCCGCTGCTGGAGATCATCACGAGCATTCATGCGAGCTCTGACAACCATGAAACGGAGTGTTTGTATCGTTTGTTAGGCATTGTGGGCAAGAAGGCACCGGATGAGGTAGTGAGGGAGCATTGGTCAAACCGTGGCCTGATTTTTGAAGGGCTGCGGATGGAGGATGGCTGCGGGCTGGCGCGTGCGGATTTTATCCGTCCACTGGACCTGGCAAGGCTGCAGCATGTGGTGGGAGCAGGGCCTCATGGGAAGGCTTACCGGGCCTCATTATCCGCGACAGAGGATGGCACGCTGCGATGGAAGGGCGGAGCGATGTCTGGTGTGCGTTCTTACACAGGTTTTGTGAAGGGGGCTTCTGGGGAGGAGTTCAGTTTTGCAGTCATGCTGAATCATTTTAGTGATGCGCAGGCGGTGACTACTTTGCGGGATGAGCTTATCCTACTCCTTCGGCAATTGTGA